GAGCGGGAATGCCAAACACTTGTGTGTCACCGGTTACAATGTCTGCACCAAATTCTCCCGGCGGAGTCAAGTAGCCGAGTGCAAGCGGGTTGCTGGATACAATCAGCATCGTTTTCTCCTGATTTTCTAATAACTGCTGAATCGATTCCATTGGCTCAATCTGACCTAAAAAGTTTGGATATTGAACCACAACACCAGCTATTTCCTCATCTAACAGCTTTTCAAGATGGGTAAGATCTGTTTTTCCATTCTTTAATGAGATCGGGATAATGTCAACTTCCTGTCCTTTCGCATACGTATGAATGACTTGCTGGTATTCCGGATGGACAGCTTCTGACACCAGTACTTTCTTTCGTTTCGTCTGGGCTGCACTTAAATTAACCGCTTCTGCTAAAGCCGTCCCCCCGTCATACATGGAGGAGTTGGCGATTGGCAGAGCCGTCAGTTCAGAAATCATGGTCTGAAATTCAAAGATAGCCTGTAACTCTCCCTGCGAAATTTCCGGCTGATAAGGTGTATAAGCCGTATAGAACTCTGATTTCGAAATGACATGGTCAACAATAGAAGGGATGTAATGGTCATACACACCCGCTCCAAGAAAAGATACGGTATCTTTGGTTGACGTATTTTTGTTTGCTAAAGCTGTTAACTCCTTGGTCAACGCGTATTCATTCACTGGTGCTTTTAAGTCTAATTCTTTCTGCAAACGGACACTGGTCGGAATGTCAGCAAATAACGCCTCTGTATCCTTTATTCCTATGACGTCCAACATGTCTTGTTTATCTTCCCTTGTCATCGGCAAATAACGAAACTCCATCTTTTCTCCCCCTTATTTGTTACGCTGATAGAATGGTGTCTTGACTACTTTTGCTCTTAAGCGGCGTTTACGGACCTGAATTTCCATCTCTGTTCCAATCTCTGTGAATGCAGATTGAACCAGCACGAATCCAATATTTTTGTGTTGAGTCGGTGATTGTGTGCCGGAAGTAACAAATCCAATTTCTTTATCATCCTGATACACAGCATAACCATGTCTCGGAATGCCTTTATCTATCATCTCGATGCCAACAAGCTGCCTCGCTGCCCCATGATTTGCTTGTTGTTCAAGTGCTTCTTTCCCAATAAAATCGGTACCCTTATTCAGCTTTACAGCAAAACCTAAACCAGCTTCCAATGGCGAAATATCAGGTGAGAGCTCTTGCCCATACAAAGCAAGCCCTGCTTCAAACCGGAGTGTATCTCTTGCTCCTAAGCCGACAGGCTGTATTCCTTCCTCTTTTCCTGTTTCTAATAAAAGATTCCATAAACGTTCGCCATTTTCTGAATCCAGATAAATTTCAAAACCATCTTCCCCTGTATAGCCTGTTCTGGAAATGAAGGCTTTCCCATCTATCCCTTCCACCACCACATCCTTTTTAAAACGGAAGAAAGAGATATCATCAAGTGGTTCCTTTACAACTTTTTGTAAAATCTGCTCCGCTTTTGGTCCTTGCAACGCTAATTGTGCTAAATTTTCCGAAATATTTTCTATGACGACATTTGCAGTAAACTTATTTTTCTCCTGCAGCCACGCAAAGTCTTTTTCTGTATTCGCTGCATTAACAACAAGCAAGTATTCATTTTCCGCAAGCATATAGACAATGAAATCATCGACTGTCCCGCCATTTTCATAGCACATCATCGTATACTGTGCCTTATTTGGTACAAGCTTGGTAATATCATTTGTGCATACTGTCTGTAGAAAATGCCCGCTTCCTGGTCCACTTACCAAAATCTCCCCCATATGCGACACATCAAACAACCCGGCTTTTGTCCGAACGGCTTCATGCTCCTCTTTAATACTTGAAAACTGAACCGGTAAATCCCATCCGCCGAAATCAATGGTCTTGGCAACCCTTTCATAAGCTGGAAAAATTGGCGTACGTTTTAATACCCCCATCGGATTCTCTCCTTTTTAAAGTTGATTAAAATCTGCTGGTAAAACAAAGTCATTGATTTTTCGCACAAAAATAGAGACTCCTCCTCAAAGAAGTCTCTGTCCGCAAACCAGAAAGTTGCGTATCCGCCAAATCGCAGGGTATGTTACAGCCCGTAGACAGGGATACTTGCTTCGTGGGTGGTTCATAAGTGTTACAAACTTATAAACGCTCTCCAGAGTAGCGTCCTACAAGAGTCTTTTTGCCTGAGAGATTCGCTCTTAACTTGCTCCTTCGGCGTTACATAGACTGTAAGCTCTCCCCTTGTATTCATCCGCTGATTGAATATATGCATGTTGGTTATACTAAAGGATGTATAACCTGTCATTCTATATATATGTTAGCAGGAAAATCTATTTGACAAAAGTATATCATATCTCTTCAAAAAAGTAATCGAAAACCATATTTAAACTGCAAGGATGTGAATCAAATATATGGATTCTATTCAAGTTCAACAAGATAATCAATTTATAAATGATTTAGAATCAGCTTTTCGTGATGAAAATGACTTAACAAATTGGGAGCTTTTTCGTATGGCATACCAGGCGGCAAATGTAACCAAACGGCCCTCTTTCAGAGGATTGCAAGCATTGGAATACCTGCCTCATTTGGATATTTTAGACCACCAATTACAAGCTGCGGAACAAGCAATTGAAACGATGCATGGACGTGCCATTTTAGCGGATGAAGTAGGGCTTGGAAAGACAATTGAAGCAGGCCTGGTTTTAAAAGAATATATGGTAAGAGGACTGGTGAAGAAAGCACTCATACTTGTTCCTGCTTCTCTCGTTAATCAATGGGAAAAAGAATTAAATGAGAAATTTTTAATCCCTGCTATTGCTTATCGAAAAAATTACAGCTGGGAAGATAATGCCATTATTATATCTTCTATTGATTCAGCCAAACGTTCTCCGCATCGGGAGGCGATCTTAGAGTTAGATTATGATTTTATTCTGGTGGATGAAGCACATAAATTAAAAAATGAGCAGACAAAAAACTACCAATTTGTACAGGAATTAAAGAAAAAGTATTGTCTTTTATTAACAGCTACGCCTGTCCAGAATAAGCTGTTAGAATTATTTAATCTGGTCAGCCTTTTAAAACCTGGACATTTAGGTAATTATAAAAGTTTCACAGAGAAATACGGAAAGGATCGCCAAAAAATGGAGCGGGATCCTTATCTGAAGAAACTTGTTCAGCAAGTGA
The nucleotide sequence above comes from Oceanobacillus timonensis. Encoded proteins:
- the gcvT gene encoding glycine cleavage system aminomethyltransferase GcvT, whose amino-acid sequence is MGVLKRTPIFPAYERVAKTIDFGGWDLPVQFSSIKEEHEAVRTKAGLFDVSHMGEILVSGPGSGHFLQTVCTNDITKLVPNKAQYTMMCYENGGTVDDFIVYMLAENEYLLVVNAANTEKDFAWLQEKNKFTANVVIENISENLAQLALQGPKAEQILQKVVKEPLDDISFFRFKKDVVVEGIDGKAFISRTGYTGEDGFEIYLDSENGERLWNLLLETGKEEGIQPVGLGARDTLRFEAGLALYGQELSPDISPLEAGLGFAVKLNKGTDFIGKEALEQQANHGAARQLVGIEMIDKGIPRHGYAVYQDDKEIGFVTSGTQSPTQHKNIGFVLVQSAFTEIGTEMEIQVRKRRLRAKVVKTPFYQRNK
- the gcvPA gene encoding aminomethyl-transferring glycine dehydrogenase subunit GcvPA gives rise to the protein MEFRYLPMTREDKQDMLDVIGIKDTEALFADIPTSVRLQKELDLKAPVNEYALTKELTALANKNTSTKDTVSFLGAGVYDHYIPSIVDHVISKSEFYTAYTPYQPEISQGELQAIFEFQTMISELTALPIANSSMYDGGTALAEAVNLSAAQTKRKKVLVSEAVHPEYQQVIHTYAKGQEVDIIPISLKNGKTDLTHLEKLLDEEIAGVVVQYPNFLGQIEPMESIQQLLENQEKTMLIVSSNPLALGYLTPPGEFGADIVTGDTQVFGIPAQFGGPHCGYFATSKKLMRKVPGRLVGQTKDENGARGYVLTLQAREQHIRRDKATSNICSNQALNALASSVAMSSIGKHGIRKMSEMNMQKARYAKKKLKEKGIAIVYEGSFFNEFVIQLDQDIAKVNTALLEKGILGGFDLGKVDPSYQGQMLVAVTEIRTKQEIDQLAEELGDIYA